One Lysinibacillus sp. OF-1 DNA segment encodes these proteins:
- a CDS encoding sulfurtransferase TusA family protein gives MMSNLQLDAKGLSCPMPIVKTKKAMDTLVTGEILEVQVTDKGALADIPAWAKAGGHVILDQSEVAGVITFLIQKA, from the coding sequence ATGATGTCAAATTTACAACTAGATGCAAAAGGCTTGTCATGTCCCATGCCTATTGTGAAAACAAAGAAGGCAATGGATACATTAGTTACGGGGGAAATCTTAGAAGTTCAAGTAACAGATAAAGGAGCTTTAGCGGATATTCCTGCTTGGGCTAAAGCGGGAGGGCATGTGATTTTAGATCAATCCGAGGTTGCTGGTGTCATTACATTTTTAATTCAGAAAGCATAG